ACAAATGGCAGTCAAGCTGGATATCAGCAAGgcctatgatagggtggagtgggGATTCTTGCGACAGATAATGCTAAAATTGGGTCTTGCCCCAAGATGGGTGCACTTGGCCATGGAGACACTCACCACTGCCTCATACTCCGTTCTAATAAATGGGGAACCACGAGGCTTCATCACCCCATCAAGAGGTATAAAGCAAGGAGACCCACTCTCACCATACTTGTTCCTGCTCTGTGCTGAAGGCTTATCAGCTATGCTAAGAAAAGCCGAAGAAAGCCACCAGTTAAGAGGCATAAAATCTAGCCAACAAGGGGTTTGCATCTCCCACCTattgtttgcagatgatagccttCTATTTTGTCGAGCCACCGTGGAGGAATGCCAGCGGTTACTGGACTTTTTGGAGATTTGTGAGGCGGCATCGGGACAAGCAATCAATAGACAAAAACTTCATTGTTTTTTAGCACAAATACCAAGCCAGAGGTGAGAAGAGCAATTCAACAATTGTTAGGGGCAAGAATTATGTCAAACACAGAGAAATACTTGGGTCTACCGATTGCAAGTGGAAAATCTAAGGTAAAATACCTTTAAAGAGCTCCAAGGAAAAATAACTAAGAGGGTGATGGGGTGGAAGGAGAAGTTtatatccaaacaaacacacatgaaggaaaaaaaaatcttttctattcCTTGATCAATGCTTGACATAGCCTTTTTCTCAATGGGACTAAAGTAATTTAAGGGcccttttaaaaaattcattgagAAGGATACTgctccttattattattattattattattattattattattgtacggcaccgagcttccaaagcccatattggccttgggcccagacccatctaggccccgggcccaagcccatatcggccttgggcgcaggcccaagcccataccggccttgggcgcaggcccagcagaaagttccagttaccttatgcccttcttgaaactgccttagagtaaaaacaagttttgggtattaagttcccagagttgaccggttaatctttcccggtagagcgcatgagtcatatccgggaaggtcatgatatgcacgggaacatgagttgccgaacataatcggtgaaaatggaaccaagttccaagatcataaatgctgcaccgccctttcacctgaacaaccactttaaccagataatactggaccttcaatagcactaacggtgactgtaatcatgatcttcccactaaccttggctataaatagaagaaagttggagaagaaggggttcagaaaaattgagagaaaacagtcaaggagagggtGCTAACTGGGTGtcactttgagtctctctgccgagaacgacccattgtaggaaatacttaagcccactacaaataaattgtgagcccaagtgacctaaggtccagaagtcttgcacttggttcttacaattggcgcccaccgtggggctctcctacgaagctgtggtttgagtgagactcaagcaagggagatgtctgaggagcgttcaggagggcacgttccgagcaattccgcaggatcttctcggggatcgacgtggagggagagaaggcagaaacggctggaggatagggagcatccaagaggagaggaaaggtccggattgggagaaggatcggcccagacacaccggacgatttcaagcgtctcagcacatcggcaacacggtgatagagaccgggagctggagcggttacgcagattagtaatggacttggagctggaagcaaggggtcggcgccacgaaaggaaccatAACCCCCAGCCCAGGAgaaaccgtggcgaggaaggttccagccgatctgttacacaacaacaccgagaccgatcacgttctcaagagtcacatcgacactcccgggagacgcgtcgtagacgagaccgttcccggtcgcatggatatgataaccaagggtcagagtcgccagaggagcggcggcaccacaacgccgcgatggacgccatgagcagggccttgcggatggcagcc
The sequence above is drawn from the Quercus robur chromosome 7, dhQueRobu3.1, whole genome shotgun sequence genome and encodes:
- the LOC126691277 gene encoding secreted RxLR effector protein 78-like; the encoded protein is MAVKLDISKAYDRVEWGFLRQIMLKLGLAPRWVHLAMETLTTASYSVLINGEPRGFITPSRGIKQGDPLSPYLFLLCAEGLSAMLRKAEESHQLRGIKSSQQGVCISHLLFADDSLLFCRATVEECQRLLDFLEICEAASGQAINRQKLHCFLAQIPSQR